A genomic window from Fibrobacterota bacterium includes:
- a CDS encoding PTS sugar transporter subunit IIA produces MRLSDHIAESTVFLSGARGRDAILPLLVNGICHEWKEGDPAVFLERTWEREKQGATAVGLGVSIPHLRCQTLSDLRIAVAVNPEGSDFPSPDGLPIRIVFLLASPPSKAGSHVRALAAVARLDAATVDDLVLSKDASEFLERLRRWEDRLEARA; encoded by the coding sequence ATGAGGCTTTCCGACCACATCGCGGAATCCACCGTGTTCCTGTCCGGGGCGCGGGGTCGCGATGCGATCCTTCCGCTCCTTGTGAACGGAATTTGTCACGAGTGGAAGGAAGGGGATCCCGCCGTGTTCCTGGAACGGACCTGGGAACGCGAGAAGCAGGGAGCCACGGCGGTGGGCCTGGGAGTTTCGATTCCCCACCTTCGCTGCCAGACGCTTTCCGACCTGAGGATCGCCGTGGCGGTCAATCCCGAAGGAAGCGATTTTCCGTCGCCGGACGGCCTGCCCATCCGGATCGTTTTCCTGTTGGCCTCGCCCCCCTCCAAGGCCGGTTCCCACGTGCGCGCCTTGGCCGCGGTCGCCCGGTTGGATGCAGCCACGGTGGATGATCTCGTGCTCTCGAAGGATGCATCGGAGTTCCTGGAGAGGCTGCGCCGATGGGAAGATCGCCTCGAGGCGCGTGCGTGA
- a CDS encoding PD40 domain-containing protein: protein MRLLAAICLLAGVAFGQVRFGKNKVQYKTFDWQVISTRHFDIHYAPGSDSIAVRAADSLESFYGRLVERTGMHLEERVPFVLYGSHPQFQQTNVTDQILQEGIGGFTEAFRNRVVLPFDGSYKQFDHVLLHEMVHAVMFDALRQENGSRISGLMRTNMPLWFSEGLAEYVSLDGWDRPSELWLMDAVTSGYLPMPTNDMQGFLAYRAGQNFLFYLDRTFGEGTVKKLVAETLREKDLERAFLRVTRVSLRDAGEEWIRELRWAYWPELGNREHGTGAGRKMTRAGEDGSFWNVQPALSPDGTRLAWFSDRGSRQGLYVGEVIKLPREEPDRVLGGGGTPSHESFSPFRSGLSWSPNGKRIAVAAQSGGRNVVSILDARSGRVRQTLDPKLDALSNPEYSPTGNRIAFRGLKDGQADIWICELDQGACRKLTNDAADDDEPAFSPSGKWIVWSSETDSSGRVSGEKSIWLMELETGARRCLPGVGGDRTRPSWGGASDDSSRLAYLWDRTGLPQVYVVESPLSAHPRTRAVTNLLSGVQSPKISRDGRQVALSLFEGGAFDLYLVDASRTIADSLMVPTRFVRTTAQGKLDLFRPLVRENLESFRFDTLDRDSAKRSKRDSARARSIDTGSAFPEAPADRLFGSRTRPSSMPAMVVDKPKVDTALFDKFGPDSSGGRSLSRPYKASWGVDHAAVAMGFSSYAGTAGQGMITLSDLMGDQTVDLMASLQGDIQNANIYARYGWLPWRTDLYLSVRHSRTFTGSYMVTDEDIVSDLYADRLWGLALAAHRPFSMFHRVGANVEWGGIEREAQRFDSSGQLEYDPLRSSSDRNLEWVRTEGEWVFDNVLWGPTGPWDGTRAAVVGTFMPDWPNSVYGYSRLRADVRTYLPIGRISGFAFRLSAGESFATGGENPHRFLLGGEDFTLNYHFNQNNVGPGLDRIYFAETDVPLRGYRYAQFRGDKMVSGNIEFRFPFVEEIRFGVLLPPVRYLMGSIFVDAGGAWTSDRLVDQAGIGGGWGLRLNLGAFVLRWSQAWPFTEPAGAEGNRQPRNFDGSVQYWSLGADF, encoded by the coding sequence GTGAGGCTGTTGGCGGCCATCTGCCTGCTGGCCGGCGTCGCGTTCGGCCAGGTGCGCTTTGGCAAGAACAAGGTCCAGTACAAGACTTTCGATTGGCAGGTGATCAGCACCCGCCACTTCGACATCCACTACGCGCCCGGATCCGATTCCATCGCCGTTCGCGCCGCCGACAGCCTGGAATCCTTCTATGGACGGCTGGTGGAGCGCACCGGGATGCACTTGGAGGAACGGGTCCCCTTCGTGCTGTACGGGAGCCATCCCCAGTTCCAACAGACCAACGTCACCGACCAGATCCTGCAGGAGGGCATCGGCGGGTTCACCGAGGCGTTCCGCAACCGCGTGGTGCTCCCCTTCGATGGCTCCTACAAGCAGTTCGACCACGTCCTGCTCCACGAGATGGTGCACGCGGTCATGTTCGACGCGCTGCGCCAGGAGAACGGCAGCCGGATCAGCGGGCTGATGCGCACGAACATGCCGCTCTGGTTTTCGGAAGGCTTGGCGGAATATGTCTCGCTGGACGGCTGGGACCGTCCCAGCGAACTGTGGCTCATGGACGCGGTCACCTCCGGGTACCTGCCCATGCCCACCAACGACATGCAGGGCTTTCTGGCCTACCGCGCCGGACAGAACTTCCTGTTCTACCTGGACCGGACCTTCGGCGAGGGAACCGTCAAGAAGCTGGTGGCGGAGACGTTGCGCGAAAAGGACCTGGAACGCGCGTTCTTGCGCGTGACCCGGGTGAGCCTGCGCGACGCCGGCGAGGAATGGATCCGCGAATTGCGCTGGGCCTACTGGCCGGAATTGGGAAACCGCGAGCACGGAACCGGTGCTGGACGGAAAATGACACGGGCGGGCGAGGACGGAAGCTTCTGGAACGTGCAGCCGGCGCTTTCGCCCGACGGCACGCGCCTGGCCTGGTTTTCCGATCGCGGCTCGCGCCAGGGGCTGTACGTGGGCGAGGTGATCAAGCTTCCCCGCGAGGAGCCGGATCGCGTGCTGGGCGGCGGCGGCACACCTTCGCACGAATCGTTCAGCCCGTTCCGCAGCGGACTTTCCTGGTCGCCCAACGGCAAGCGCATCGCCGTGGCGGCGCAAAGCGGCGGGCGCAACGTGGTGAGCATCCTGGATGCCAGATCCGGCCGCGTCCGCCAGACGCTGGATCCCAAGCTGGATGCCTTGTCCAATCCGGAATACTCGCCCACCGGCAACCGCATCGCGTTTCGCGGGCTCAAGGACGGGCAGGCCGACATCTGGATCTGCGAACTGGACCAAGGGGCTTGCCGGAAACTGACCAACGACGCGGCCGACGACGACGAGCCCGCCTTTTCCCCGTCCGGCAAGTGGATCGTTTGGTCGTCGGAAACGGATTCTTCCGGGCGCGTCTCCGGGGAAAAATCGATCTGGCTGATGGAACTGGAAACCGGAGCGCGGCGATGCCTCCCCGGCGTCGGTGGCGACCGCACCCGGCCCTCGTGGGGCGGCGCCTCCGATGACAGTTCCCGTCTCGCCTACCTCTGGGACCGGACGGGCCTCCCGCAGGTGTACGTGGTGGAATCCCCCTTGTCCGCCCATCCCCGGACCCGGGCGGTCACCAACCTGCTGTCCGGCGTGCAATCCCCCAAGATTTCCCGCGATGGCCGGCAGGTGGCGCTCTCACTGTTCGAGGGCGGCGCGTTCGATCTGTACCTGGTGGACGCGTCGCGGACCATCGCCGATTCCCTCATGGTGCCCACGCGCTTCGTGCGCACCACGGCCCAAGGCAAGCTGGATCTTTTCCGGCCTCTGGTGCGCGAGAACCTGGAAAGCTTCCGGTTCGACACGTTGGATCGCGACAGCGCCAAGCGCTCCAAGCGCGATTCCGCGCGCGCACGGAGCATCGACACGGGATCGGCGTTCCCCGAGGCGCCTGCGGATCGCTTGTTCGGAAGTCGCACGCGGCCATCTTCCATGCCGGCGATGGTCGTGGACAAGCCGAAGGTGGACACGGCCTTGTTTGACAAATTCGGTCCGGACTCCTCCGGCGGCAGATCCCTCTCGCGTCCATACAAGGCATCGTGGGGAGTGGACCATGCGGCCGTGGCGATGGGCTTTTCCAGCTACGCGGGGACCGCCGGACAGGGCATGATCACGTTGTCGGATCTGATGGGCGACCAAACGGTGGATCTGATGGCGAGCCTCCAAGGAGACATCCAGAACGCCAACATCTACGCGCGTTACGGATGGCTGCCTTGGCGCACGGACCTGTATCTCTCGGTGCGCCATTCGCGCACGTTCACGGGTTCGTACATGGTCACCGACGAAGACATCGTCTCCGATCTCTACGCCGACCGGCTGTGGGGCTTGGCCCTGGCGGCGCATCGTCCGTTTTCCATGTTCCACCGCGTGGGCGCCAATGTCGAGTGGGGCGGGATCGAGCGCGAGGCGCAGCGGTTCGATTCGTCGGGCCAACTGGAATACGATCCGCTCCGATCTTCTTCCGATCGGAACCTGGAGTGGGTCCGCACCGAAGGCGAATGGGTGTTCGACAACGTGCTCTGGGGCCCCACGGGGCCATGGGACGGCACGCGCGCGGCGGTGGTGGGAACCTTCATGCCGGATTGGCCGAATTCCGTCTACGGCTATTCCCGCTTGCGCGCCGATGTGCGCACCTACCTCCCCATCGGGCGGATCTCCGGCTTCGCGTTTCGGCTTTCGGCGGGCGAGTCGTTCGCCACCGGAGGGGAAAATCCGCACCGTTTCCTGTTGGGAGGCGAGGACTTCACCCTCAACTACCACTTCAACCAAAACAACGTCGGGCCGGGATTGGATCGCATCTACTTCGCCGAAACCGACGTGCCCTTGCGCGGCTACCGCTACGCGCAGTTTCGCGGCGACAAGATGGTGTCCGGAAACATCGAGTTCCGATTCCCCTTCGTGGAGGAGATCCGGTTCGGAGTGCTCCTGCCTCCGGTGCGCTACCTGATGGGCTCGATCTTCGTGGATGCGGGCGGTGCCTGGACTTCCGACCGACTGGTGGACCAGGCCGGCATCGGGGGCGGATGGGGCTTGCGGCTGAATCTGGGGGCGTTCGTGTTGCGCTGGAGCCAGGCGTGGCCCTTCACGGAGCCCGCCGGCGCCGAGGGCAACCGCCAGCCCAGGAATTTCGACGGCAGCGTCCAATACTGGAGCCTGGGGGCCGATTTTTGA